ATGACCTCACGCATCTGGCCGAAGCGCTCGTTGTGCTGCACCAGCTCGGTCTGCGACCAGATCGGGGTGATGCAGATGATCGGCGTGTCGGGATGCTGACGGCGGATGACGTCGAGGAAGGGGTCGTAGCGCGACTGGAACTCCTCGATCGTGGGGCAGTTCTGGGCCCAGTCCATGACGTAGCAACTGGCCTCGATCTCGGCCACGGCCTCGGCCAGCGCGGGCTCGCCGCGCCCGGCGCCGCTGAAGCCCAGGTTCACGAAGTCGAGGTTCAGCGCCCGGCTGACGATGGCCTGGTAGGCCATGCCGGCACGGGTGGCGCACCCGCCCTGCGTGATGGAGGAGCCATAGTAGACGACCGGCTTGTCGAGCGCGAACGGGCGCGGCGGCTCCAGCGTCGCCTCGTCATCCACCCCCAGAGCCATGATCTCCGCCGGCGCATACAGGCCGAGGTACAGGCAGTACTCCCGCCGCTTGCGCTCCATGCCGGTGAAGAAGGCTTCGCAGAAGTCCATCGCGTTCGTGGCGG
Above is a genomic segment from bacterium containing:
- a CDS encoding SGNH/GDSL hydrolase family protein, which codes for MNWLPFPSAPIAVNGLPFWREDGILARLPLRLRTAVPPSVWGLAQHTSGARLRFISDTTALAIRARFNGLGYMNNMPRSGQAGIDLWVDGEYWRPLFPATNAMDFCEAFFTGMERKRREYCLYLGLYAPAEIMALGVDDEATLEPPRPFALDKPVVYYGSSITQGGCATRAGMAYQAIVSRALNLDFVNLGFSGAGRGEPALAEAVAEIEASCYVMDWAQNCPTIEEFQSRYDPFLDVIRRQHPDTPIICITPIWSQTELVQHNERFGQMREVIRQVVGARQAAGDARLTLVEGFDLLGPDDRDGLVDLSHPNDIGFTSMARGLEPVLRRVLGL